Within the bacterium genome, the region TTTTCGGGGTCTCCCTTGGGGTGATCACAGGCTCCTACCATGATTTTTCCGTCAATGCCTTTGATTTCCACTCTGGCCGGCCACATGCGGGGAAAAAGGCGAGTAAGAGCCGGGTCTGACTGGATCTGGATCTTACTCATCAGGGCCCTAAGCTTCTCATCTCTTAACCTTTTTTCTGAGAAGGCCTCCAGGCCCACCCGCCCGTAAAGAAGGGCTGTGGCAATGCAGAAAGGAAGAGAGAACTTGGCCAGGTATGGGCTCTTGGCTTCCACCTCTCCCAACAGATCCAGTGCAGCCTGGTAAAGGCGGACCTTTACCCATGATATGTCTTGGGGGCCCATGGGATTGCCCTTGGTTGCCTCCAACACGGCATCTATGGCCGAGTGTGTGTGGCCGCAGGATGCATGGTACTTGAGGGAGTTTCTTTGGAAAAAGAACTCTCTGCCCAAAGCCTCCACGCAAATAGCTTCATTGAAATCCTTTGATGTGGCCCTGAAAAAACCTTTGTCGCTCTCCAGTATGTACTTGGCCCCTGTGAAGCCCTCTTTTGCCAACAATGCAGCCAAGAGGCCATTGAAGGAGGCCTTGGCGGGATGGAGCTGTTTGCTCATGGCATTTTCCACCAGGAAGGCCCACAAGCCAGAAGCCTGAGTTCCTGCAGAGCCCAGGGCCCAGGTCATCTGCTGTTGAGAGAGCTTGAGAATCTTACCCGCTCCTGCCGCAGCCCCAAAGGTTCCGCATGTGCCGGTGGTATGCCAGAAGTTGTAATGAGAAGTGCCCGCTGCCAGGGCTACTCTTATGCCCACCTCGTAACCCACTGCCATGGCCGTCAAAAGCTCTTTGCCTGTGGCGTGTTGGGCCTGGGCTGCTGCCAGTATGGCAGGCATGATGGCAGCAGCCGGGTGAAGTATGGATTCTCTGTGCAGGTCATCCATCTCCACCATATGGGATGAGGCCCCGTTTACCAAAGCAGCCATCAATGCGCTACCTTGGGAACCATCTGGTATCAGGGTGGCCTGGGGGTTCCCACCCTGGCTCTTGGCCACAGCCAAGACCATTTGAACCGGCTCTTGCCCGGCTCCTGCATAAGCCGAAGCCAGCCAGTCCAGGAAATAAAGCTTTAGCTTGGAGACTTGATCAAGGCTAAGGCTTTCGTAGCAAAGGCCAGATGAGAACTCTGCAAGCTGCTCTGTGATGCTGCTCAAGGGATTTTCCTTTCTATGAATGACTGGTTTTCAAAGCTCAAAACAAAGCTCCTGCTCCATTCTGTGAAGAAACTCCTCCATGAACTTGAATCTCCCCTGCCCTATCCTACGAGCTTCATCTATCTGGAATGTGCCCTCAAGTTTAGCCATGACATCACGTAGAAACTTTGGGAAATCCTCTGCCCGGCCGCTAAAGGAACCGTCTGTCAGCCCCCGCACCACGGCCCTTACTATGCCGATGGCCCCGAGGTACTCTATGGCGTCGGCATCCCTGGCGATCCTGGCTTCCAAGGTGGTAGGCT harbors:
- a CDS encoding MmgE/PrpD family protein; this translates as MSSITEQLAEFSSGLCYESLSLDQVSKLKLYFLDWLASAYAGAGQEPVQMVLAVAKSQGGNPQATLIPDGSQGSALMAALVNGASSHMVEMDDLHRESILHPAAAIMPAILAAAQAQHATGKELLTAMAVGYEVGIRVALAAGTSHYNFWHTTGTCGTFGAAAGAGKILKLSQQQMTWALGSAGTQASGLWAFLVENAMSKQLHPAKASFNGLLAALLAKEGFTGAKYILESDKGFFRATSKDFNEAICVEALGREFFFQRNSLKYHASCGHTHSAIDAVLEATKGNPMGPQDISWVKVRLYQAALDLLGEVEAKSPYLAKFSLPFCIATALLYGRVGLEAFSEKRLRDEKLRALMSKIQIQSDPALTRLFPRMWPARVEIKGIDGKIMVGACDHPKGDPENPLTTEEAKEKFRWMVREVMSEAQANLLMKKVLEMDEQKDMAELLST